From a single Toxoplasma gondii ME49 chromosome II, whole genome shotgun sequence genomic region:
- a CDS encoding hypothetical protein (encoded by transcript TGME49_221840): MCVCVPSAECSLGSHLYTRMTEARSSGPKKRKKEISPQALSPDEASICGPRERTPRRILPERACARLCILRLKACASVADEHLRARLKRDENAYRQQQKARLLPSSKEAWTVAYKKVVSSIKSGEGARIVLRKPQCRPEKPIQPKPLQNRVRRRSIHELLPGEWRVRIVLATRDSGVEDENKNNHPANSGKQSEPQTESAAGLRGSGEAPGRRNVTAANHSSSRDEPEVFHRWYWCPRFDEAEMLFSRALDYLRGYLGVDGYPRRTEAQVAQQVIAVLRYTYRFTLTYDHRLELICKRLSWETLKREAGSNALPPRVEAVAIGAPPLDILVEAEKERARLKAASRAKHFLQLLRPWSRAPLTYYGDTRRSGRSRAAVSVSSAGKRPPADVSVGSHVPCFSLSPHKRIFQKVKSRATKAAEQTDSVTPMNTKLLHYDKPR, encoded by the coding sequence atgtgtgtgtgtgtgccgtCGGCAGAGTGCAGTCTTGGCAGTCACCTTTACACCAGAATGACGGAAGCCAGGTCGTCAGGGCccaagaaacggaagaaggaaatTTCACCGCAGGCATTGAGCCCAGATGAAGCTTCAATTTGTGGCCCTCGGGAGCGGACACCTAGGCGGATACTGCCTGAACGAGCCTGTGCTCGGTTGTGCATCCTTCGACTCAAAGCTTGCGCTAGTGTAGCAGACGAGCACTTACGCGCGCGACTCAAGCGGGACGAAAACGCGTATCGACAGCAACAGAAGGCCCGATTGCTACCCAGCTCAAAGGAGGCGTGGACTGTGGCGTATAAGAAGGTCGTGAGCTCGATTAAATCTGGAGAAGGTGCAAGAATTGTTCTTCGGAAGCCTCAATGTCGCCCCGAGAAACCGATCCAGCCGAAACCGCTTCAGAACCGCGTTAGGCGTCGCTCTATCCATGAACTCCTACCGGGAGAGTGGAGAGTGCGAATCGTGCTGGCGACGAGAGATTCTGGCGTGGAAGACGAAAACAAGAACAACCATCCGGCCAACTCGGGAAAACAATCGGAACCACAGACAGAATCCGCTGCGGGTTTGCGTGGGTCAGGGGAAGCGCCAGGACGCAGAAACGTGACAGCGGCCAACCATTCGTCCAGTCGGGATGAGCCAGAGGTGTTTCACCGCTGGTATTGGTGTCCGAGGTTTGATGAGGCAGAGATGCTTTTTTCCAGGGCACTTGATTACCTTAGGGGATACTTGGGGGTCGACGGGTACCCGCGGCGAACAGAAGCTCAAGTTGCTCAGCAGGTCATCGCCGTACTACGCTACACATATCGTTTTACTCTGACCTATGATCACAGACTGGAGCTTATCTGCAAGCGACTCTCGTGGGAGACCCTCAAGCGCGAAGCTGGCAGTAATGCCCTTCCGCCGAGAGTGGAAGCGGTAGCGATCGGCGCACCTCCATTGGACATTCTagtggaagcagagaaggaacgcgcGAGGCTGAAAGCTGCTTCTCGGGCCAAGCATTTTCTCCAGCTCCTCCGGCCGTGGTCAAGAGCTCCGCTAACATACTATGGCGACACCAGGAGATCCGGAAGATCTCGAGCTGCCGTAtcagtttcttctgcaggaAAGCGACCTCCAGCGGATGTGTCAGTTGGCAGTCACgttccttgtttctctctgtccccacACAAGCGAATCTTTCAAAAAGTGAAATCTCGAGCGACGAAAGCCGCAGAACAAACGGACTCTGTGACACCAATGAACACCAAGTTACTTCACTACGATAAGCCCCGCTGA